DNA from Cutibacterium acnes:
CCCCTCCAGCCAGTCTGGCTGGAGGGGTGATACACCCACACACGCATACCCACACGCCCAGGCCCCAGCCAGACTATAGGTCGCATTATTGCTAGACATAACCAGGCCCGGGTGTAGGGGAATACGAGTGTGGCCTGACACCACACCACCAGATTATGTAACCATGCCACGTGGGAGGCATGGCTAGCGTGTCCTAACACTCACTGAAACCACCACACCAACACTAACTGCTCGGCGCGCTAGCACTACGACCAGAAACCATCACAATCAAAGTATGTGGACCAACCATGCACACCAGGGCCGGCTAGCCACAACAACCTAGAGTCTGGTCGACACGCAACATAACCACACGCCTACCACGATACGACACCACCACAAACCCCACCCGACGACACACCCGCACCAACCACCCAACACCAACACCAACACTGAGACTTACAGACTTAATTCCGTTCGCACTGCACGTGTCGAGGAGGCTTTCCAGAAGGTATCCGCCGAGCCCCTGCTCACGGTGGTGAGGGGAGATTGCGATGACCAGTTCTGGGATTCCGGGGGCAACAAATCCATAACCTGGGTCCGAGGCAGGCAAATTGCGGACCCATGCGGCGCCGACGGCGGTGTCGTCAACAAGACAGATAAGCCCTACTTGGTCGGGCGTCCAGCCATCGATGTAATGTGCGATAGCTGGATTTGTGCGG
Protein-coding regions in this window:
- a CDS encoding GNAT family N-acetyltransferase; protein product: MATTRRATPADLPFMVHVLRHAAGGTSGPLDVEECRTNPAIAHYIDGWTPDQVGLICLVDDTAVGAAWVRNLPASDPGYGFVAPGIPELVIAISPHHREQGLGGYLLESLLDTCSANGIKSVSLSVGVGVGWLVRVCRRVGFVVVSYRGRRVVMLRVDQTLGCCG